A genomic stretch from Telopea speciosissima isolate NSW1024214 ecotype Mountain lineage chromosome 7, Tspe_v1, whole genome shotgun sequence includes:
- the LOC122667491 gene encoding F-box protein At5g49610-like translates to MGSPRLTKEEKEKEEQGGYWNSSSSSSSSSSSSSYENIDLNNNQIFMVDSPLLKKEEKEEEEGEYYKNSSSSPALPDDMLYEILTHVALDGLLQQCRWVCRDWNALTYDYTFKGIHRQRTQSVSGYIIQSLKKCRYKTKFISFASSPSSISLDFMPTTDFKIEASCHEAQGLICCVSKVYHTPPRYYVCKPVSRQWTRIPNPKTRYEAERMGMVVMKSDPLHYKIIRFSRSKTKCYCLHYEIFDSKKWAWRMGSEDLKIPNYSVSLSIDSEVLLHGSFHWLTIGSEPKKIFAFDVDRENWKLISLPPQSQYSISPLEGEEDLDMNSDFRISKTLVNCEGHLGLVYTSQSHAWMELWVMEDYLKERWKKKYRVSLEALNQMVTGYHLMTLETMDIILVNGFNQLIWYDCIRGVPIKVMKTQNLTSTHSLHLLNSDNISCNLAEPIKEYPIPIGRKNKLEVVDIN, encoded by the exons ATGGGCTCACCTCGACTAACGAaggaggaaaaggaaaaagaagaacaaggaggtTATTGgaactcatcttcttcttcttcttcttcttcttcttcttcttcttatgagaATATTGATCTAAACAATAATCAAATCTTCATGGTGGACTCACCTTTattaaagaaggaagaaaaagaagaagaagaaggagagtatTACAAAAACTCATCTTCTTCACCAGCATTGCCAGATGATATGTTGTATGAGATCTTAACTCATGTAGCTCTTGATGGTCTTCTTCAACAATGTAGATGGGTTTGTAGAGATTGGAATGCCCTCACGTATGACTACACATTCAAAGGCATTCATCGGCAAAGAACACAATCAGTCTCTGGTTACATAATTCAAAGTCTTAAAAAGTGTAGATATAAGACCAAATTCATCTCCTTTGCATCCTCTCCATCTTCGATCTCTCTCGACTTTATGCCAACGACAGACTTCAAGATTGAAGCCTCTTGCCATGAGGCACAAGGTTTGATTTGCTGCGTGAGTAAAGTCTATCACACCCCACCAAG GTACTATGTGTGCAAGCCAGTGTCAAGACAGTGGACaagaattccaaaccctaaaactcgTTATGAAGCAGAGAGAATGGGAATGGTGGTAATGAAGTCAGATCCGTTGCATTACAAGATCATTCGATTTTCGAGGTCTAAGACGAAGTGTTACTGCTTGCATTATGAGATATTTGATTCCAAGAAGTGGGCATGGAGGATGGGTTCTGAGGATTTGAAGATACCAAATTATTCTGTTTCATTATCTATAGATTCAGAAGTTCTATTGCATGGTTCTTTTCACTGGTTAACCATTGGATCAGAACCAAAGAAGATATTTGCTTTCGATGTTGACAGAGAGAATTGGAAGCTAATTTCATTACCTCCTCAATCACAATATTCAATATCAccattagaaggagaagaagatttaGACATGAACTCTGATTTCCGAATTTCCAAAACGTTGGTGAATTGTGAGGGACATCTTGGGTTGGTATACACTAGCCAGTCACATGCGTGGATGGAGCTGTGGGTGATGGAGGATTActtgaaagagagatggaaaaagaAATACAGGGTGAGCTTAGAAGCATTGAACCAGATGGTGACAGGATATCACCTGATGACACTAGAGACAATGGATATCATATTGGTCAACGGCTTTAACCagctgatttggtatgattgcATCAGGGGAGTGCCTATCAAAGTGATGAAGACTCAAAATCTAACTTCTACTCATTCACTTCATCTCCTTAATTCTGATAATATTTCTTGTAATCTAGCAGAGCCAATTAAAGAGTACCCAATCCCAATAGGAAGAAAAAATAAGCTAGAGGTAGTGGATATAAATTAA